The Latilactobacillus sakei subsp. sakei DSM 20017 = JCM 1157 genome includes a window with the following:
- the deoC gene encoding deoxyribose-phosphate aldolase, with translation MNLAKYIDHTLLKPEATMTQVDQIIAEAKTYQFASVCLNPYWVKRASEALQDSDVKVVTVIGFPLGATTTATKVFEAQDAIENGADELDMVINVGELKAGHDEQVLSDIQAVVKAGHAAQKHVKVIIETCLLSDEEKRRACELSEKAGADFVKTSTGFSTGGATVADVTLMRSVVGDRLGVKASGGIHSKEDAEAMIAAGANRLGASAGVKIMNSK, from the coding sequence ATGAACTTAGCAAAATATATCGATCATACATTATTAAAACCTGAGGCAACAATGACTCAAGTAGACCAAATTATCGCAGAAGCAAAAACATATCAATTTGCATCTGTTTGTTTAAATCCATATTGGGTGAAGCGTGCTAGTGAGGCACTTCAAGATAGCGATGTTAAAGTTGTGACTGTTATTGGCTTTCCTTTGGGTGCAACAACGACAGCTACTAAAGTTTTTGAAGCACAAGATGCCATTGAAAATGGCGCTGATGAATTAGACATGGTCATCAATGTTGGTGAATTGAAAGCGGGTCACGATGAACAAGTGCTAAGTGATATTCAAGCCGTTGTCAAAGCAGGCCATGCTGCTCAAAAACACGTGAAGGTTATTATTGAAACTTGTCTATTATCGGATGAGGAAAAACGACGTGCTTGTGAATTATCTGAAAAAGCGGGTGCTGATTTTGTTAAAACATCAACTGGTTTCTCGACTGGTGGCGCAACGGTTGCAGATGTTACTTTAATGCGTTCAGTTGTTGGCGATCGGTTAGGGGTTAAGGCATCTGGCGGTATTCATTCAAAAGAAGATGCTGAAGCAATGATTGCAGCTGGTGCAAATCGATTAGGCGCAAGTGCCGGTGTTAAAATCATGAACAGTAAATAA
- the larD gene encoding D/L-lactic acid transporter LarD — protein MVHQLLAEFMGTALMIIFGVGVHSDEVLKGSKYRGSGHLFAITTWGFGITVALFIFGDVSINPAMVLAQCVLGNISWAMFIPYSVAEVLGGIVGAIIVYIMYADEFKASEGNVDPVAVRNIFSTAPGIRNLPRNFFVEFFATFVFISSIIAITQIKTPGIAPIAVGLLVWAIGMGMGGPTGFAMNLARDMGPRIAHAILPIKNKANSDWQYGIIVPGIAPFVGGLCAALFMRSFFGI, from the coding sequence ATGGTTCATCAGTTATTAGCAGAATTCATGGGCACAGCGCTCATGATCATTTTCGGGGTTGGGGTTCATAGTGATGAAGTCCTAAAAGGATCAAAATATCGTGGCTCAGGTCATTTATTTGCAATCACAACTTGGGGCTTCGGGATTACAGTAGCCTTATTCATCTTCGGGGATGTCTCAATTAACCCAGCGATGGTACTAGCACAATGCGTTTTAGGCAATATCTCATGGGCAATGTTCATTCCTTATTCAGTTGCTGAAGTATTAGGTGGGATTGTCGGTGCTATCATTGTCTACATTATGTACGCCGACGAATTCAAAGCTTCAGAAGGCAACGTCGATCCAGTCGCTGTTCGGAACATCTTCTCAACAGCCCCTGGTATTCGTAATTTACCACGAAATTTCTTCGTTGAATTTTTTGCAACATTTGTTTTCATTTCATCAATCATCGCGATTACACAAATTAAGACACCAGGAATTGCACCAATTGCTGTTGGATTACTTGTTTGGGCAATTGGGATGGGGATGGGCGGTCCTACCGGATTCGCGATGAACCTTGCACGTGATATGGGTCCTAGAATTGCGCACGCTATTTTACCCATTAAAAATAAAGCTAACTCAGATTGGCAATACGGGATTATTGTACCTGGGATTGCCCCATTTGTTGGTGGTCTATGTGCCGCACTCTTCATGCGGAGCTTCTTTGGTATCTAA
- a CDS encoding NupC/NupG family nucleoside CNT transporter → MYLLVNIIGLIVFVGLAFLFSKKKSQIKWRSIGIMMAIDLFLAWFLTGFPIGRNIVMGAANGFNWLVQVAYTGIAFALPSWVAVKQMDFVTSVLLPILMIIPLFDILTYIGVLPWIIKWLGRGLSKVTGQPKFESFFAVEMMFLGNTEALAVSALQLKQMKGERNLTLAMMSMSCVTASIIGAYTQMMPGQFILTAIPINIINAIIVTNILNPVEVTPEEDTIATMSGSGSDTSDEQVDVQGKEPFFSFLGDSILNAGKLVLIITANVIAFVALAALIDKILQLINPWITLEHLLGIIMFPFAWLMGLDVSHAFEFAQFMGTKLVTNEFVVMGKVTNTIGDFAPHYKAILTVFMTSFANFSTVGMIIGAFKGLVDKSKNNLIAKNVGYMLLSGILVSLLSAATVGLFVW, encoded by the coding sequence ATGTATCTTTTAGTGAATATTATCGGTTTAATTGTCTTTGTCGGTTTGGCCTTTTTATTCTCGAAAAAAAAGTCGCAGATTAAATGGCGTTCAATTGGCATTATGATGGCAATCGATCTTTTTCTAGCGTGGTTTTTAACCGGCTTTCCGATTGGACGCAACATCGTTATGGGAGCGGCCAATGGCTTTAATTGGTTGGTCCAAGTCGCTTATACCGGAATTGCCTTTGCTTTACCAAGTTGGGTAGCTGTTAAGCAAATGGATTTTGTGACGAGTGTCTTGTTACCAATTCTAATGATTATCCCGTTATTCGATATTTTGACGTATATCGGTGTTTTACCATGGATCATTAAATGGTTAGGGCGTGGCTTATCAAAAGTAACGGGTCAACCAAAGTTCGAATCATTTTTTGCAGTTGAAATGATGTTTTTGGGAAACACTGAAGCTTTGGCTGTTTCAGCATTACAACTCAAACAGATGAAAGGCGAACGGAACTTAACGTTAGCCATGATGTCAATGAGCTGTGTGACGGCATCCATTATTGGGGCTTATACACAAATGATGCCGGGGCAATTTATTTTAACCGCGATTCCAATTAATATTATTAACGCAATTATTGTTACTAATATCTTGAATCCGGTTGAAGTAACACCGGAAGAAGATACGATTGCAACGATGAGTGGTAGTGGGTCTGATACTTCTGACGAACAAGTAGACGTACAAGGGAAAGAACCCTTCTTTTCATTTTTAGGGGATTCAATCTTGAACGCTGGTAAGTTAGTCTTGATTATTACGGCCAACGTTATTGCCTTTGTGGCATTAGCCGCTTTGATTGATAAAATCTTACAATTGATCAATCCTTGGATTACATTGGAACATCTTTTAGGGATTATCATGTTCCCATTTGCTTGGTTGATGGGCTTAGATGTTAGTCACGCTTTTGAATTCGCGCAATTTATGGGAACTAAGTTAGTGACAAATGAATTTGTTGTAATGGGTAAAGTGACAAATACGATTGGCGATTTTGCCCCACATTACAAGGCAATTCTAACGGTCTTCATGACCTCGTTTGCCAACTTCTCAACAGTCGGCATGATTATCGGCGCTTTCAAGGGCTTAGTCGATAAATCAAAGAATAATTTAATTGCTAAAAACGTTGGTTACATGTTGCTTTCTGGTATTTTAGTGTCATTATTATCAGCAGCGACTGTTGGTTTATTCGTTTGGTAA
- the deoD gene encoding purine-nucleoside phosphorylase, translating to MSTHIEAQQGDIAETVLLPGDPLRAKYIAETFLTDVHRYNTIRNAFGYTGYYKGQAISVQASGMGIPSISIYANELIQFYGVKRLIRVGTCGGLGTDVHVRDVVIAQSASTDSAIIQNTFGAGLYYAPTADFKLLMKAYQAAQQARIAVKVGNILSEDRFYNDEIDRQKLIQYGVLGSEMEAAALYMLAAKFNVQALAVLTISNHIITGEETSAEEREKSFNEMITVALEAGIA from the coding sequence ATGAGTACACATATTGAAGCCCAACAAGGGGATATTGCGGAAACTGTTTTATTGCCTGGTGATCCATTGCGCGCTAAATATATCGCTGAAACGTTTTTAACAGATGTGCACCGCTATAATACAATTCGGAATGCATTTGGTTATACTGGTTATTACAAAGGACAAGCCATTTCAGTCCAAGCTTCTGGTATGGGGATTCCATCCATCTCAATTTACGCTAATGAATTAATTCAATTTTATGGTGTTAAACGGTTAATCCGCGTTGGCACTTGTGGCGGATTAGGGACTGATGTTCACGTCAGAGACGTTGTGATTGCCCAATCCGCAAGTACAGATTCTGCTATTATTCAAAATACATTTGGTGCCGGATTGTATTATGCACCGACGGCTGATTTTAAACTCTTAATGAAGGCTTACCAAGCAGCCCAACAAGCACGAATTGCGGTTAAGGTTGGTAATATCTTGTCAGAGGATCGTTTTTACAACGATGAAATTGATCGACAAAAGCTAATCCAATATGGTGTTTTAGGTTCTGAAATGGAAGCCGCGGCACTTTATATGTTGGCAGCGAAGTTTAACGTCCAGGCATTAGCCGTGTTGACGATTAGTAATCACATCATTACAGGAGAAGAAACCTCAGCTGAAGAACGCGAAAAATCGTTTAACGAAATGATAACGGTTGCATTGGAAGCTGGTATTGCTTAA
- a CDS encoding sugar-binding transcriptional regulator, with protein sequence MSQEEIAKKLAISRPTVSRLLQYAKEIGIVRIEIVDPYASAQALETLIQQKYDLPEVHVVYTDVSDYQQTIVQLGQYAADYLTSIVKDNDLIGVSWGKTLNQVALALKEQTAQNVNIIELKGSVTYTPTPVYAEEVLMKFGTAFHTAPHVLPLPVVFGNQTTHDVVMEDRHIRRMIEMGKQANIAIYTVGTVRDEALLFQTGYFNKEEQAVLQQKAVGDICSRFYNTSGQVTCAAIDQRTVGIQLADLKTKEHSILVAGGQQKIAAIKGALAGHYANCLIIDVHTAQALIAPD encoded by the coding sequence ATGAGCCAGGAAGAAATCGCAAAAAAACTGGCGATTTCTAGACCAACTGTCTCACGACTTTTGCAATATGCTAAAGAAATTGGGATTGTCCGGATTGAAATCGTTGATCCTTATGCCAGTGCACAAGCATTAGAAACGTTAATTCAACAAAAATATGATTTACCTGAGGTGCACGTCGTTTATACAGATGTCTCCGATTACCAACAAACAATTGTCCAACTTGGGCAGTATGCGGCGGATTATCTGACGTCGATTGTTAAAGACAATGATTTAATCGGTGTCAGTTGGGGCAAGACGTTAAATCAAGTGGCGCTAGCACTGAAAGAACAAACGGCTCAAAACGTTAATATTATTGAATTAAAAGGGAGTGTCACTTACACCCCAACACCGGTTTATGCCGAAGAAGTCCTGATGAAATTTGGGACGGCTTTCCATACAGCGCCGCATGTCTTGCCGTTACCGGTTGTTTTTGGCAACCAAACGACGCACGATGTTGTCATGGAAGATCGCCATATTAGACGGATGATTGAGATGGGCAAGCAAGCGAACATCGCGATTTATACGGTCGGCACGGTTCGGGATGAGGCCTTACTCTTTCAAACGGGTTATTTTAATAAGGAAGAACAAGCTGTGCTGCAACAAAAAGCGGTTGGCGATATTTGCTCACGTTTTTATAACACGAGTGGTCAAGTGACATGTGCAGCGATTGATCAGCGAACCGTTGGGATTCAACTCGCGGATTTGAAGACGAAGGAACATAGTATTTTAGTAGCAGGCGGGCAACAAAAAATTGCGGCTATTAAAGGCGCATTAGCGGGGCACTATGCAAATTGTTTAATTATTGATGTGCATACAGCCCAAGCATTGATTGCCCCTGACTAA
- a CDS encoding NCS2 family permease produces the protein MAFQVGHKNQVRTEILAGITSFFAISYIIIVNPMILKDAGIPANLSVFATIFSSAIGCFIMGIWAKAPIVLTPGMGVNAFFTYTLVVGMHLTWQQAVAISFFSSFIYVGIAFTSLSERLSALIPASLKAGITVGIGLFLVVLGLEKAELIRSGGTQSLLALGDLSQATPLLALLGLTVTLVLYLRQTPGSFIVGIFLISGLAGIFKLVPQATTQITISQIRDYPQLLMQGDFSSLWTLKFGLAVFSMTMILVFESMGLLEGLLTDQQQFKRAFQASAVTTLLSGFLGTSPTVAAAESASGIESGGRTGITAFTAGTLFLGALFFIPLLRFVPQAAIAPVIIITGALMMMQVQAIDLQDFTEWFPAFLMIVLIPLTGSISTGLAFGFVFYPIVKWAGHKTRQLNWTLVGLAMLFLLELICNTFLM, from the coding sequence ATGGCATTCCAGGTGGGACATAAAAATCAAGTGCGAACAGAAATTTTAGCAGGCATCACAAGTTTCTTCGCGATTTCATACATCATTATTGTTAATCCAATGATTTTAAAGGATGCGGGGATTCCGGCTAATCTTAGTGTGTTCGCCACGATTTTTTCATCAGCAATTGGCTGTTTTATCATGGGAATTTGGGCTAAGGCCCCAATTGTTTTGACACCTGGAATGGGCGTTAATGCCTTTTTCACGTATACCCTAGTGGTTGGGATGCATTTGACTTGGCAACAAGCCGTGGCTATTTCTTTTTTCAGTAGTTTTATCTATGTCGGGATTGCCTTTACATCTCTTAGTGAGCGTTTATCCGCTTTAATCCCAGCATCGTTAAAAGCGGGGATTACGGTTGGTATTGGGCTATTCCTAGTTGTTTTAGGACTCGAAAAAGCCGAACTGATTCGCTCGGGCGGTACACAGTCGTTGCTCGCATTAGGTGATTTGAGTCAAGCAACACCACTGTTAGCCCTTTTAGGGTTGACCGTTACGCTCGTATTGTATTTAAGACAAACACCAGGGAGTTTTATCGTCGGCATTTTCTTAATCAGTGGGCTCGCGGGGATTTTTAAACTTGTCCCACAAGCAACAACCCAGATTACGATTAGTCAAATCCGTGACTATCCGCAACTTTTAATGCAAGGTGATTTTAGTTCTTTATGGACGCTAAAATTTGGATTGGCGGTTTTTTCAATGACCATGATCTTAGTTTTTGAATCGATGGGCTTATTAGAAGGTTTATTGACCGATCAGCAACAATTTAAACGCGCATTTCAAGCAAGTGCGGTAACGACTTTACTCTCTGGTTTCTTAGGGACCAGTCCCACCGTTGCAGCTGCTGAAAGTGCTTCGGGGATTGAAAGTGGTGGTCGAACTGGCATCACGGCCTTTACGGCGGGCACATTATTTTTAGGCGCACTTTTCTTTATTCCGTTGTTGCGCTTTGTGCCCCAAGCAGCCATTGCACCAGTCATTATTATTACCGGTGCTTTGATGATGATGCAGGTCCAAGCAATTGATTTGCAAGATTTTACAGAATGGTTTCCAGCCTTTTTAATGATTGTTTTGATCCCATTAACAGGTTCAATTTCAACAGGGTTAGCATTTGGTTTCGTCTTTTATCCAATTGTGAAGTGGGCGGGCCACAAAACACGACAATTAAATTGGACTTTAGTTGGCTTAGCGATGCTTTTTCTATTAGAATTGATTTGTAATACTTTTTTGATGTAA
- the mnmA gene encoding tRNA 2-thiouridine(34) synthase MnmA translates to MVDHSNTRVVVGMSGGVDSSVTALLLKQQGYDVIGVFMKNWDDTDENGVCTATEDYEDVAKVASKIGIPYYSVNFEKEYWDRVFEYFLDEYKHGRTPNPDVMCNKEVKFKAFLDYAMELDADFIAMGHYAQIERDENGIAHMLRGGDSNKDQTYFLSALSQDQLQKSMFPIGHMQKSEVRRLAEEAGLATAKKKDSTGICFIGERNFKQFLGEYLPAQPGKMMTVDGLEKGTHDGLMYYTIGQRSGLGIGGGGESNDPWFVVGKDLEQNILYVGQGYHNELLYADQLDASKMTWITPVDHGTDFHCTAKFRYRQQDVGVTVHMTSETTATVVFDAPVRAITPGQAVVFYDGAECLGGGTIDVAYKVANDDADKQVLQYV, encoded by the coding sequence GTGGTTGACCACAGTAATACACGAGTCGTCGTTGGTATGAGCGGCGGAGTGGACTCATCAGTAACAGCCTTATTGTTAAAGCAACAAGGTTATGATGTTATTGGTGTTTTCATGAAAAATTGGGACGATACGGATGAAAATGGTGTCTGTACCGCAACGGAAGATTATGAGGATGTTGCCAAGGTTGCTTCTAAAATTGGCATTCCTTATTATTCCGTTAACTTCGAAAAGGAATACTGGGATCGCGTGTTCGAATATTTCTTAGACGAATATAAGCACGGTAGAACACCTAATCCTGATGTTATGTGTAACAAAGAAGTGAAATTCAAGGCTTTCTTAGATTACGCAATGGAACTTGATGCTGACTTTATCGCAATGGGCCACTATGCTCAGATCGAACGCGATGAAAACGGCATTGCCCACATGTTGCGTGGCGGTGATAGCAATAAAGATCAAACATACTTCTTGAGCGCTCTTTCTCAAGATCAATTACAAAAATCAATGTTCCCAATCGGTCACATGCAAAAATCAGAAGTCCGTCGTTTAGCTGAAGAAGCTGGCTTAGCAACTGCTAAGAAGAAGGACTCAACTGGGATTTGTTTCATCGGCGAACGGAACTTTAAGCAATTCTTAGGCGAATACTTACCAGCACAACCAGGTAAGATGATGACTGTCGACGGTCTTGAAAAAGGCACACATGATGGTTTGATGTACTACACAATCGGTCAACGTTCTGGTCTTGGTATCGGTGGCGGTGGCGAATCAAACGACCCATGGTTTGTTGTCGGTAAAGACTTAGAGCAAAATATTCTGTATGTTGGCCAAGGCTACCATAACGAGTTACTCTATGCTGACCAATTGGATGCAAGTAAGATGACTTGGATCACACCAGTTGATCACGGCACAGATTTCCATTGCACAGCGAAGTTCCGTTATCGTCAACAAGATGTTGGCGTAACAGTTCACATGACTTCAGAGACAACTGCCACAGTTGTCTTCGATGCGCCAGTGCGCGCTATTACACCCGGACAAGCTGTTGTTTTCTACGACGGCGCAGAATGTTTAGGTGGCGGCACAATCGACGTGGCTTACAAAGTCGCTAACGATGATGCTGACAAGCAAGTTTTACAATACGTCTAA
- the larE gene encoding ATP-dependent sacrificial sulfur transferase LarE gives MNTLSEKKAMLAANLQQMKKVIVAFSGGIDSTLVLKMALETLGKENVLAVVANSELFTDEEFNKAIDLAHEMGANVETTTLNYLSDEHIANNTPETWYYSKKMFYTQLNQIAAEKGFDHVLDGMIMDDNSDFRPGLRARDEAGAESVLQTAGFYKIDVRQLAKELNLNNWNKVASCSVSSRFPYNTALTEDKIAQVMQSEKFLRDLGFATVRVRYHESIARVEVPEAQIADFLTHSEQINQALQQAGFEFVTVDLAGFKSGRMNESLSEQQKAALMTA, from the coding sequence ATGAATACATTATCTGAAAAAAAAGCAATGTTGGCTGCCAATTTACAACAAATGAAAAAAGTAATCGTAGCCTTTTCTGGTGGGATTGATAGCACATTAGTATTAAAAATGGCTTTAGAAACACTCGGTAAGGAAAATGTCTTAGCAGTCGTTGCTAACTCAGAATTATTCACAGACGAAGAATTTAACAAGGCAATCGACTTAGCACATGAAATGGGGGCTAACGTTGAAACAACCACTTTAAATTACTTATCAGATGAACATATTGCTAATAACACACCAGAAACTTGGTATTACAGCAAGAAGATGTTCTACACACAATTAAACCAAATTGCTGCTGAAAAAGGCTTTGATCACGTCTTAGATGGCATGATTATGGATGACAACAGTGATTTCCGTCCCGGCTTACGAGCTCGTGATGAAGCTGGTGCAGAAAGTGTCCTTCAAACAGCTGGTTTCTACAAGATTGATGTCCGCCAATTAGCGAAAGAATTAAACTTGAATAACTGGAACAAAGTGGCTAGCTGTTCAGTTTCTTCACGCTTCCCATATAACACAGCCTTAACAGAAGACAAGATTGCGCAAGTCATGCAATCAGAGAAATTCTTGCGTGATTTAGGTTTTGCAACGGTCCGTGTTCGCTACCACGAATCAATTGCCCGTGTTGAAGTGCCAGAAGCACAAATTGCTGACTTTTTAACACATAGCGAACAAATCAACCAAGCTTTACAACAAGCTGGGTTCGAATTTGTCACTGTTGATTTAGCTGGTTTCAAGAGTGGTCGGATGAATGAATCACTATCAGAACAACAAAAAGCAGCCTTGATGACCGCATAA
- a CDS encoding DUF1831 domain-containing protein, which yields MALLKETATVLGNTTQYGLSDAVKKYTLRDTGFMPTNNGNFQLERPLDPNSPFNTAIKLKITVGKELKTLKMSVTSADGLYPVNIFKDEKNAENVEQFNFIINHLIERDILVAQA from the coding sequence ATGGCTTTATTAAAAGAGACAGCAACGGTTTTAGGCAATACGACACAATATGGGTTAAGTGACGCCGTTAAGAAATATACATTACGAGATACTGGCTTCATGCCAACCAATAATGGTAATTTTCAATTGGAACGGCCCCTTGATCCTAATTCACCCTTTAATACAGCGATTAAGCTTAAAATTACTGTTGGTAAAGAATTGAAGACGCTCAAAATGTCGGTCACTTCCGCTGATGGGTTATATCCAGTTAATATTTTTAAGGATGAAAAGAACGCTGAAAACGTCGAACAATTTAATTTCATTATTAATCACTTGATTGAACGGGATATTTTGGTAGCCCAAGCATAA
- a CDS encoding phosphopentomutase, whose product MQFKRVFTVVLDSAGIGEASDAANFNDVGADTLGHIGAFYGEQFKLPNLQKLGLGNIRASDPIKGVPAAQPALGYFGKMQETSVGKDSMDGHWEMMGLPVKEPLGFFPNGFPNELIQKLAAFSGRSVIVNRPYSGTDVIRDYGEEQLATGALIVYTSGDSVLQIAANEAVIALEELYRICEYARQITIEKPYRIGRVIARPFKGQDKDHFERTSDRHDYTLEPTGTTDMDRLKAAGLDVLAVGKINDIFSGKGITSGVHTESNHDGMVQTIKNAQTDFTGFSFTNLVDFDAMYGHRRNPEGYGAALMAFDQQLGELLAVLKPDDLLLITADHGNDPGFRGTDHTREYVPLLAYSSRLAGNQSLGVRSTFADLGATILENFDCPAGEVGTSFLTQLK is encoded by the coding sequence ATGCAATTCAAACGGGTTTTTACAGTTGTCTTAGATTCAGCTGGTATTGGTGAAGCGAGTGATGCTGCTAACTTTAATGATGTCGGTGCCGACACACTTGGGCATATTGGTGCGTTTTACGGTGAACAATTTAAGTTACCTAACTTACAAAAATTAGGATTAGGTAATATTCGTGCATCTGATCCGATTAAGGGTGTCCCTGCGGCGCAACCAGCTTTGGGTTATTTTGGTAAGATGCAAGAAACTTCAGTTGGTAAAGATAGTATGGATGGTCATTGGGAAATGATGGGTTTACCAGTTAAAGAACCACTTGGCTTTTTCCCCAATGGCTTTCCCAACGAATTAATTCAAAAACTAGCTGCTTTTAGTGGTCGTTCCGTAATTGTTAATCGGCCCTATTCAGGCACTGATGTGATTCGGGATTATGGCGAAGAACAACTCGCAACAGGCGCTTTAATTGTTTATACATCAGGCGATTCCGTCTTACAAATTGCCGCTAATGAAGCGGTCATTGCGCTTGAGGAATTATATCGAATTTGCGAATATGCCCGGCAAATAACAATTGAAAAGCCATACCGAATTGGCCGCGTCATCGCACGTCCGTTTAAGGGGCAAGACAAAGACCATTTTGAACGGACCTCAGATCGGCATGATTATACATTAGAACCAACTGGGACGACTGATATGGATCGTTTGAAGGCAGCTGGCTTGGATGTCCTTGCAGTGGGTAAGATTAATGATATCTTTTCTGGTAAAGGGATTACAAGCGGTGTCCATACAGAAAGTAATCACGATGGAATGGTCCAAACCATCAAAAATGCACAAACCGATTTCACCGGATTTAGTTTTACAAATTTAGTTGATTTTGATGCGATGTATGGTCATCGCCGTAATCCAGAAGGGTACGGGGCCGCTTTAATGGCATTTGATCAACAATTAGGCGAATTACTAGCTGTTTTAAAACCCGATGACTTGTTACTCATCACTGCTGACCATGGCAACGATCCTGGTTTCAGAGGGACTGATCATACGCGTGAATACGTCCCATTGTTAGCTTATTCATCTCGTTTAGCAGGGAATCAATCACTTGGCGTTCGATCAACTTTTGCCGATTTAGGGGCGACGATTTTAGAAAACTTTGATTGTCCAGCAGGAGAAGTTGGTACAAGCTTTTTAACACAATTAAAATAA
- a CDS encoding cysteine desulfurase family protein yields the protein MEHIYLDNAATTPIAPEVIETMTTQMTQDFGNASSTHFFGRQAHTVLDTSRHILAQSINAKDNDIILTSGATESNNMAILQTAQKRANEGKRIITTAIEHHSVLKPMAYLESQGFDIVYLPVNAQGVIELADLRAALTPETILVTIMMGNNEIGSHMPIHEIGQLVHESNAWFHTDATQAYGLLDIDVQEDQIDMLSVSAHKINGPKQIGFLYVNDAIHLPSFLMGGEQEKKRRAGTENIPAVAGFAKAVELLTPAVKAEHRARYAGFKQQVLETLQANGIDFEVNGAGSDDMVGHVLNMWVKGVSTYVLQMNLDLAGFAISGGSACTAGDLEPSHVLIAMYGEDSPRVAESIRISFGVETTEADVTAFCAALTKIVQKNLAKQAGKA from the coding sequence TTGGAACATATTTATTTAGACAATGCAGCAACGACCCCGATTGCCCCGGAGGTAATCGAGACGATGACCACGCAGATGACCCAAGATTTTGGGAATGCGTCTAGCACCCATTTCTTTGGGCGTCAAGCACATACTGTTTTAGATACAAGTCGGCATATTCTAGCGCAAAGTATTAATGCGAAGGATAACGATATTATTTTAACCAGTGGTGCAACTGAAAGTAATAACATGGCGATTTTACAAACGGCTCAAAAACGGGCTAACGAAGGTAAACGGATTATTACGACAGCGATTGAACATCATTCTGTTTTAAAACCAATGGCTTATTTAGAAAGCCAAGGGTTTGATATCGTTTATTTACCCGTTAATGCACAAGGCGTTATTGAATTGGCTGACTTAAGGGCTGCCTTAACACCTGAAACGATTCTAGTAACGATTATGATGGGCAATAATGAAATTGGCAGTCATATGCCAATTCACGAAATCGGCCAACTTGTTCATGAATCAAATGCCTGGTTCCATACAGATGCCACTCAGGCATATGGTTTATTGGACATCGATGTGCAAGAAGATCAGATTGATATGTTATCTGTTTCAGCACACAAGATTAATGGGCCTAAGCAAATTGGGTTCTTGTACGTGAATGACGCGATTCATTTGCCATCATTTTTAATGGGTGGCGAACAAGAAAAGAAACGCCGTGCGGGGACAGAAAATATTCCAGCCGTTGCTGGGTTTGCCAAAGCAGTTGAATTATTGACACCAGCTGTTAAGGCTGAACATCGCGCTCGGTATGCTGGTTTCAAACAACAAGTCTTAGAAACCCTTCAAGCAAACGGTATTGACTTTGAAGTCAATGGCGCAGGTAGTGACGATATGGTGGGCCACGTATTAAATATGTGGGTTAAGGGTGTCTCAACCTATGTCTTGCAGATGAACCTTGATTTAGCAGGCTTTGCGATTTCAGGTGGGTCAGCATGTACTGCAGGTGATTTGGAACCTTCACACGTTCTAATTGCCATGTACGGTGAAGATAGCCCACGAGTTGCCGAAAGTATTCGAATTAGTTTTGGTGTTGAGACAACTGAAGCAGATGTGACTGCCTTTTGTGCCGCATTAACTAAAATTGTGCAAAAAAACTTGGCTAAGCAAGCCGGTAAAGCCTAG